A single Prevotella sp. E15-22 DNA region contains:
- the xylE gene encoding D-xylose transporter XylE, with the protein MAQNENGSRGYLISIVMVAVLGGLLFGYDTAVISGAEKGLQAFFKTAGDFDYTDGWHGFTSASALIGCIIGSAISGFLATNLGRKKSLIIAGLLFFISALGSMDPEFLFFEYGHPSYSLALMFNFYRVIGGIGVGLASAICPMYIGEVAPSGIRGMLVSWNQFAIIFGQLVVYFVNFFILGDHIQPAVEEMGKTLASLDPKAVWTVETGWRYMFGSEAVPAGLFALLICFVPETPRYLVSIGQDQKALGILSKINGSSKATQILQDIKDTMVVKTEKLMTYGFVCIFVGIMLSVFQQAVGINAVLYYAPRIFGDMGMDNPMILTVFMGIVNILFTLVAIFTVEKWGRKPLLIWGSIGMAIGALGVAISFGHAGLEFVTAASIMVYAASFMFSWGPITWVLIAEIFPNTIRGGAVAIAVAFQWIFNFIVSSTFVPMFNMHLTEGDDFGHWFTYGLYGLICLLAALFVWKMVPETKGKTLEDMTAMWKNRKQQ; encoded by the coding sequence ATGGCACAGAATGAAAATGGTAGCAGAGGCTATTTAATTAGTATAGTTATGGTAGCAGTATTAGGCGGACTTTTGTTTGGCTATGATACTGCTGTGATTTCTGGAGCAGAAAAGGGACTTCAAGCATTCTTCAAGACAGCTGGAGACTTTGACTACACCGATGGTTGGCACGGCTTTACTTCTGCGAGTGCCCTGATTGGCTGTATCATTGGCTCTGCAATATCTGGTTTCCTGGCCACCAACCTTGGTCGCAAGAAATCACTCATCATTGCAGGCCTCTTGTTCTTTATATCAGCATTAGGAAGCATGGATCCCGAATTTCTTTTCTTTGAATACGGTCATCCTTCATATTCGCTAGCGCTGATGTTCAACTTCTATCGTGTGATTGGCGGCATCGGCGTAGGTTTGGCTTCTGCCATCTGTCCTATGTACATTGGCGAGGTGGCTCCTTCTGGCATCCGTGGTATGCTGGTTTCTTGGAACCAATTTGCCATCATCTTTGGTCAGTTGGTGGTTTACTTCGTCAACTTCTTCATCCTAGGCGACCATATCCAACCAGCAGTAGAAGAAATGGGAAAGACTCTCGCCTCTCTTGATCCAAAAGCTGTATGGACTGTGGAAACCGGATGGCGCTATATGTTCGGAAGTGAGGCAGTGCCCGCAGGCCTCTTCGCGCTGCTCATCTGCTTCGTACCCGAGACCCCACGCTATCTTGTATCAATTGGTCAGGACCAGAAAGCTCTTGGCATCCTTTCAAAGATCAACGGCAGCAGCAAGGCAACTCAGATTCTGCAGGACATCAAGGACACTATGGTAGTGAAGACTGAGAAACTGATGACCTATGGTTTTGTCTGCATCTTTGTCGGCATTATGCTGTCTGTGTTTCAACAGGCTGTAGGTATCAATGCCGTGCTCTACTATGCGCCACGTATCTTCGGTGATATGGGAATGGACAATCCTATGATTCTCACCGTATTTATGGGTATTGTCAATATTCTCTTTACCCTCGTAGCCATCTTCACTGTCGAGAAGTGGGGTCGCAAGCCACTTCTTATTTGGGGATCAATTGGAATGGCTATTGGCGCACTGGGGGTGGCCATCAGTTTCGGACATGCTGGTCTGGAGTTTGTCACCGCTGCCTCTATCATGGTCTACGCGGCCTCGTTCATGTTCTCATGGGGCCCCATCACATGGGTTCTTATTGCCGAGATCTTCCCCAACACCATTCGTGGTGGTGCCGTGGCCATTGCAGTAGCTTTCCAGTGGATATTCAATTTTATAGTTTCCTCAACCTTCGTGCCCATGTTCAACATGCACCTTACAGAAGGTGATGATTTCGGACACTGGTTTACCTACGGCCTCTATGGTCTCATCTGTCTGCTGGCAGCCCTCTTCGTATGGAAGATGGTGCCTGAAACCAAAGGCAAGACGTTAGAAGATATGACCGCTATGTGGAAAAACAGAAAACAACAATAA
- a CDS encoding sodium:solute symporter, which translates to MALLDWIVIGLFTIALIGIVVWVVSQKNNNSADYFLGGKDATWIAIGASIFASNIGSEHLIGLAGAGASSGMAMAHWEIQGWMILILGWVFVPFYTRSMVYTMPEFLERRFNKESRTILSVISLISYVLTKVAVTVYAGGLVFQQVFGIEELWGIDFFWIAAIGLVLITALYTIFGGMKSVLYTSVLQTPILLLGSLIILVLGFKALGGWDQMMSICGAVDANEYGDKMTSLIRDNRDANYPWLGALIGSAVIGFWYWCTDQYIVQRVLSGKNEKEARRGTIFGAYLKLLPVFLFLIPGMIAFAMSTKGVTLPNGEVFVLSTPDAAFPTLVAKLLPAGVKGLVVCGILAALMSSLASLFNSSAMLFTIDFWKRLKPETPEKQLVRIGQIATVVIVILGILWIPIMRSVGDVLYNYLQDVQSVLAPGIASAFLLGICWKRASAKGGMWGLLSGIIIGLTRLSAKVYYSNATDATDSWFKAVFYDFNWLFFCGAMLVVCCLVVIVVSLITEAPDEKKIQGLVFGTSTPEQVAATRASWNKWDVIHTIIILGFTAAFYYYFW; encoded by the coding sequence ATGGCATTATTAGACTGGATTGTCATCGGGCTCTTTACAATTGCCCTGATTGGCATAGTAGTATGGGTTGTTAGTCAGAAGAACAACAACTCAGCAGACTATTTTTTAGGTGGTAAGGATGCAACATGGATTGCCATCGGTGCATCTATCTTCGCCTCAAACATTGGTTCAGAGCACCTTATCGGCCTCGCCGGCGCTGGTGCTTCGTCGGGTATGGCTATGGCCCACTGGGAGATTCAGGGTTGGATGATCCTGATTCTGGGTTGGGTGTTCGTTCCTTTCTACACACGCAGTATGGTTTACACCATGCCTGAGTTCCTGGAGCGCCGCTTCAACAAGGAGAGCCGCACCATCCTCTCTGTCATCTCACTCATCTCTTACGTGCTCACCAAGGTGGCCGTCACCGTCTATGCCGGTGGTCTGGTGTTCCAGCAGGTGTTTGGCATCGAAGAACTTTGGGGCATCGATTTCTTCTGGATTGCCGCTATCGGTCTGGTACTCATCACGGCCCTCTACACCATCTTCGGTGGCATGAAGAGCGTGCTTTACACATCTGTTCTCCAGACTCCTATCCTGCTCCTCGGTTCACTCATCATCCTCGTGCTGGGCTTCAAGGCTCTGGGTGGATGGGATCAGATGATGTCTATCTGCGGTGCTGTTGATGCCAACGAGTATGGCGACAAGATGACCTCGCTCATCCGCGACAACCGCGACGCCAACTATCCCTGGTTGGGCGCCCTCATCGGTTCTGCCGTTATCGGTTTCTGGTATTGGTGTACCGACCAGTACATCGTTCAGCGCGTACTCTCTGGCAAGAATGAGAAAGAAGCTCGCCGTGGTACCATCTTCGGTGCCTACCTAAAACTGCTGCCCGTGTTCTTGTTCCTCATCCCCGGTATGATTGCTTTCGCCATGAGCACCAAGGGTGTTACCCTGCCCAACGGTGAGGTATTCGTGCTCTCTACTCCCGACGCTGCCTTCCCCACCCTCGTGGCCAAGTTGCTGCCTGCTGGTGTGAAGGGCCTGGTGGTCTGCGGTATCCTGGCAGCCTTAATGTCCTCACTGGCATCTCTTTTCAACTCTTCAGCCATGCTGTTCACCATTGACTTCTGGAAACGCCTCAAGCCCGAGACTCCCGAGAAGCAGTTGGTGCGCATCGGTCAGATTGCCACCGTGGTCATCGTAATTCTCGGCATCCTGTGGATTCCCATTATGCGCTCTGTAGGCGATGTGCTCTATAACTACCTGCAGGACGTTCAGTCTGTGCTTGCTCCTGGTATTGCCTCTGCCTTCCTGCTGGGTATTTGCTGGAAGCGTGCTTCAGCCAAGGGTGGCATGTGGGGTTTGCTGTCTGGTATCATCATCGGTCTCACCCGTCTGAGTGCCAAGGTTTACTACAGCAACGCTACCGACGCTACCGACTCATGGTTCAAGGCTGTGTTCTATGACTTCAACTGGCTGTTCTTCTGCGGCGCTATGCTGGTGGTCTGCTGTTTGGTTGTCATCGTGGTGTCACTTATCACCGAGGCTCCTGACGAGAAAAAAATCCAGGGTTTGGTATTCGGAACATCTACCCCCGAGCAGGTGGCTGCTACACGTGCTAGTTGGAACAAGTGGGATGTCATCCACACCATTATCATCTTAGGCTTCACAGCAGCCTTCTACTATTATTTCTGGTAA
- a CDS encoding NUDIX domain-containing protein, with the protein MTYYIEHSKVWVSVDVIIFGFDEQKLKVLIGRRQMDPGRGEWSLYGGFVAADESIDDAAKRTLETLTGLNNLYMRQVGAFGSIDRDPGERVISIAYYALINVKDYDEKLRQEHGVEWVDINEIPILYSDHNQMVKQALRIMRQKIKTAPISFRLLPQLFTLTQLQRLYEAVIGEEVDKRNFRKRIKEMDFIEKTNLIDKKSSKRGAALYRFNNKAYDEDSKFKL; encoded by the coding sequence ATGACTTACTATATTGAACATTCGAAAGTCTGGGTGTCGGTCGATGTCATCATCTTCGGCTTTGATGAGCAGAAACTGAAGGTACTCATCGGCCGACGCCAGATGGATCCCGGACGCGGCGAGTGGAGCCTCTATGGAGGCTTCGTCGCTGCTGACGAGAGCATCGATGATGCTGCCAAACGAACCTTGGAAACACTAACAGGCCTTAACAACCTGTATATGCGACAAGTAGGAGCCTTTGGAAGCATTGACCGTGACCCTGGTGAACGCGTCATCTCTATTGCCTATTACGCATTAATTAACGTAAAGGACTACGACGAGAAGTTACGCCAAGAGCATGGTGTAGAATGGGTTGACATCAACGAGATACCCATCCTATATTCAGACCACAACCAAATGGTAAAGCAGGCCCTGCGTATTATGCGCCAAAAAATCAAGACTGCCCCCATCAGTTTCCGTCTATTACCCCAACTCTTCACCCTCACACAACTGCAGCGTCTCTATGAAGCCGTTATTGGCGAAGAAGTTGACAAACGTAACTTTCGTAAACGCATTAAGGAAATGGACTTCATTGAGAAGACAAATCTTATCGATAAGAAGTCATCAAAACGTGGTGCGGCCTTATACCGTTTCAATAATAAGGCCTACGATGAAGATTCAAAATTTAAATTATAA
- a CDS encoding L-ribulose-5-phosphate 4-epimerase, translated as MLEELKQKVFKANLDLVKQGLVIFTWGNVSGIDREKGLVVIKPSGVSYDEMKAEDMVVVDLESGKVVEGDLNPSSDTPTHLVLYKAFPNIQGVVHTHSTYATAFAQAGKDIPNIGTTHADYFYKDIPCTRDMTEAEVKGQYELETGNVIVDEVLNIRKINPDHTPAVLVKNHGPFSWGTSPDNAVYNAKVMEQCAKMAFIAFSVNPNLTMNPLLIEKHYMRKHGPNAYYGQKGQKH; from the coding sequence ATGTTAGAAGAACTCAAACAGAAAGTATTTAAGGCCAACTTAGACCTAGTAAAGCAGGGACTAGTAATCTTTACCTGGGGTAATGTCTCTGGTATTGACCGTGAAAAGGGGCTCGTTGTCATTAAGCCATCAGGCGTAAGCTACGACGAGATGAAAGCTGAGGACATGGTGGTGGTTGATTTGGAAAGTGGTAAGGTTGTTGAAGGCGACCTCAACCCCTCAAGCGATACACCTACCCACCTTGTATTATACAAAGCGTTCCCTAACATTCAGGGCGTGGTCCACACTCACTCTACCTATGCCACCGCTTTCGCTCAAGCAGGCAAGGACATCCCCAATATCGGAACTACTCATGCCGACTACTTCTACAAGGATATCCCATGCACTCGCGACATGACCGAAGCTGAGGTTAAAGGTCAGTACGAGTTGGAGACAGGTAATGTGATTGTTGACGAAGTTCTAAACATCCGTAAAATCAATCCCGATCACACACCTGCCGTATTGGTTAAGAACCATGGTCCGTTCTCATGGGGAACATCTCCTGACAACGCAGTATATAACGCAAAGGTAATGGAACAATGTGCCAAAATGGCCTTTATTGCATTCTCAGTGAATCCCAACTTAACAATGAACCCTTTGCTCATCGAGAAACATTATATGCGCAAACATGGCCCCAATGCCTATTATGGACAGAAAGGACAAAAACATTAA
- the araA gene encoding L-arabinose isomerase translates to MKAFDNYEIWWVTGAQLLYGGDAVVAVDGHSKEMVDGLNKSGNIPVKIVYKGTANSSKEVEQIMLAANNDEKCVGIITWMHTFSPAKMWIKGLQQLQKPLCHFHTQYNAEIPWSDIDMDFMNLNQSAHGDIEFGHICTRMRIARKVVCGYWKDEKVQKQIAVWARVATGVADAHNVRCLMFGMNMNNVAVTDGDRVEFEQRLGYHVDYYPVSSLMEYFKQVTDKEADELVEEYKKLYTIKIDESGEQVYWEKVKNAAKAEIALRRVLKDEGATAFTTNFDDLGDANIDDPNFCGFDQIPGLASQRLMQEGYGFGAEGDWKTACLYRTLWVIQQGMPTGCSFLEDYTLNFAGDKSSCLQSHMLEVCPLIATDKPKLEVHFLGIGIRKQQTARLVFTSKTGAGIKATVVDLGNRFRLISQEVECIEPKPMPKLPVASALWIPQPSFEVGAAAWILAGGTHHSAFSYDINEEYWEDFAEMLGIEYVKINKQTNIADFKQTLRNNEMYFMLNKSLK, encoded by the coding sequence ATGAAAGCATTTGATAATTATGAGATTTGGTGGGTAACAGGCGCACAGCTCCTGTACGGAGGCGATGCCGTTGTTGCAGTTGACGGACACTCAAAGGAAATGGTTGACGGTCTGAACAAGAGCGGCAACATTCCCGTAAAGATTGTGTATAAAGGCACAGCCAACAGTTCAAAGGAGGTAGAGCAGATTATGCTTGCTGCTAACAACGACGAGAAGTGCGTAGGTATCATCACCTGGATGCACACCTTCTCCCCCGCCAAGATGTGGATTAAAGGTCTTCAGCAGTTACAGAAACCTCTGTGCCACTTCCATACACAGTATAATGCCGAAATCCCCTGGAGCGACATCGACATGGACTTCATGAACCTGAACCAGAGTGCTCACGGTGATATCGAGTTCGGACATATCTGCACACGCATGCGTATCGCCCGTAAAGTGGTTTGCGGTTATTGGAAGGATGAAAAAGTTCAGAAACAGATTGCCGTTTGGGCTCGCGTAGCAACTGGTGTTGCAGATGCTCACAACGTGCGCTGTCTGATGTTTGGCATGAACATGAACAACGTTGCTGTTACTGATGGTGACCGCGTAGAGTTCGAGCAGCGTCTAGGCTACCACGTTGACTACTACCCCGTATCTTCACTGATGGAGTACTTCAAGCAGGTCACCGATAAGGAGGCCGACGAGCTCGTTGAGGAGTATAAAAAACTCTACACCATCAAGATTGACGAGAGCGGAGAACAAGTTTACTGGGAGAAAGTGAAGAACGCTGCCAAGGCCGAGATTGCCCTGCGCCGCGTACTGAAGGACGAGGGCGCTACTGCCTTCACCACCAACTTCGACGACCTTGGTGATGCCAACATCGATGATCCTAACTTCTGCGGATTCGACCAGATTCCAGGTCTCGCTTCACAGCGCCTGATGCAGGAGGGTTACGGTTTCGGTGCCGAGGGCGACTGGAAGACAGCCTGCCTCTATCGCACCCTGTGGGTTATCCAGCAGGGAATGCCTACCGGCTGCTCTTTCCTGGAAGACTACACCCTCAACTTTGCCGGCGACAAGAGCTCTTGCCTGCAGAGTCACATGCTCGAGGTTTGTCCGCTCATCGCTACCGACAAGCCCAAACTCGAGGTTCACTTCCTCGGCATTGGTATTCGAAAGCAGCAAACCGCCCGTTTGGTGTTCACCTCAAAAACCGGTGCAGGAATCAAGGCCACCGTTGTAGACCTTGGTAACCGCTTCCGTCTGATTTCTCAGGAGGTAGAGTGCATCGAGCCCAAGCCCATGCCTAAGCTTCCCGTGGCTTCTGCCCTGTGGATTCCCCAGCCCAGTTTCGAGGTTGGCGCTGCTGCATGGATCCTGGCTGGTGGTACTCACCACAGTGCTTTCTCTTATGACATTAATGAAGAGTACTGGGAAGACTTCGCCGAAATGCTGGGCATTGAGTATGTAAAGATCAACAAGCAGACAAATATTGCTGATTTCAAGCAGACCCTCCGCAATAATGAAATGTACTTTATGCTGAACAAATCACTGAAGTAA
- a CDS encoding xylulokinase, with protein MTAKQTIEAGKAILGIEFGSTRIKAVLIDQENKPIAQGSHEWENQLVDGLWTYSVEAIWYGLQDCYAELRKDVMKQYDCEIENLAAIGFSAMMHGYMAFNQNQQILVPFRTWRNTNTGKAAAKLSELFNYNIPLRWSISHLYEAILDNEEHVSDIKYLTTLAGYVHWQVTGQFVLGVGDASGMIPVDPATKTYDAEMVKKFDELIAPKGFSWKLLDILPKSLNAGESAGFLTPEGAKRLDVSGHLKPGCPVCPPEGDAGTGMVATNAVKQRTGNVSAGTSSFSMIVLEKPLSKPYEMIDMVTTPDGSLVAMVHCNNCTSDINAWVGLFKEYQQLLGLKVDMNELYGKLFNKALEGDADCGGLMAYNYVSGEPVTGLSEGRPMFVRSANDKFNLANFMRAHLYGAIGVLKIGNDILFKDEMIRVDRITGHGGYFKTAGVGQRMLAAALNSPISVMETAGEGGAWGIALLAGYLINKDGKSLADYLEDVVFAGNTGISIAPTAEDVAGFERYIQNYKKCLPIEQAAVDNK; from the coding sequence ATGACCGCAAAACAAACCATCGAGGCTGGAAAAGCCATTCTGGGAATCGAGTTCGGTTCCACACGCATCAAGGCCGTTCTTATCGACCAAGAAAACAAACCCATAGCTCAGGGTTCACACGAGTGGGAAAACCAGCTCGTAGATGGACTATGGACCTATAGCGTGGAGGCCATTTGGTATGGTCTTCAAGACTGCTACGCAGAATTACGCAAAGACGTAATGAAGCAATACGATTGTGAGATCGAAAATTTGGCCGCCATCGGCTTCAGCGCAATGATGCATGGCTATATGGCCTTCAATCAGAACCAGCAGATTCTAGTACCATTCCGCACCTGGCGTAACACAAATACAGGAAAGGCTGCTGCCAAACTCTCTGAGCTTTTCAATTATAACATTCCCCTGCGTTGGAGTATCTCGCACCTTTATGAAGCTATTCTCGACAACGAAGAGCATGTCAGCGACATCAAATATCTAACAACATTAGCAGGCTATGTACACTGGCAGGTTACAGGCCAGTTCGTTTTGGGCGTAGGCGATGCATCTGGTATGATTCCCGTAGACCCCGCCACAAAGACATATGATGCCGAGATGGTAAAGAAGTTCGACGAGTTGATTGCTCCAAAGGGCTTCAGTTGGAAGTTGCTCGACATTCTACCAAAGTCATTGAATGCTGGCGAAAGTGCCGGTTTTCTTACACCAGAAGGTGCAAAGAGACTCGATGTCTCTGGACACCTCAAACCGGGTTGCCCCGTATGTCCACCAGAAGGCGATGCTGGTACCGGCATGGTTGCCACCAATGCAGTAAAACAGCGTACAGGTAACGTAAGTGCAGGTACTTCTTCTTTCTCTATGATTGTACTCGAGAAGCCTTTATCAAAGCCCTATGAAATGATTGATATGGTGACCACTCCCGACGGTTCGCTTGTGGCCATGGTTCACTGCAACAACTGTACTTCGGATATCAACGCATGGGTGGGCCTGTTCAAGGAATACCAGCAACTGTTGGGCCTTAAGGTCGACATGAACGAACTCTATGGCAAGTTGTTTAACAAAGCCCTTGAGGGTGATGCTGACTGTGGTGGTCTGATGGCATATAATTATGTTAGCGGTGAACCTGTAACGGGGCTAAGTGAGGGACGTCCCATGTTTGTACGCTCAGCTAACGACAAATTCAATTTAGCAAACTTCATGCGCGCACACCTCTATGGAGCCATCGGTGTTCTAAAAATCGGAAATGACATTCTGTTCAAAGACGAGATGATTCGCGTAGACCGAATCACTGGTCATGGTGGATACTTCAAAACTGCAGGCGTAGGTCAGCGCATGCTAGCTGCAGCCCTGAATAGTCCCATCAGTGTTATGGAGACAGCTGGTGAAGGAGGAGCATGGGGTATTGCTCTGCTTGCAGGCTACCTAATCAACAAGGATGGCAAGAGTTTGGCTGACTATCTTGAGGATGTGGTCTTTGCAGGTAATACCGGTATAAGCATCGCTCCAACAGCCGAGGATGTGGCCGGATTCGAACGCTACATCCAAAACTACAAGAAGTGTCTCCCCATTGAACAAGCTGCTGTAGACAACAAATAA